A part of Gramella sp. MAR_2010_147 genomic DNA contains:
- a CDS encoding porin yields MKNAIYAFIACLLFTLNLHSQEISDTKFGKGLINFTAKDSSFSVKFAPRIQFRSYTSWNYDGESYESPEQSFLIRRARLKFDGWALTPKLEYKIELGLSNNDIGGANVFTNNAPRYILDAVLKWNFHENFELWAGQTKLPGNVERVISSGNLQLIDRSILNSRFNLDRDIGLQLHHKINLGENFVIKEKFALSQGEGRNISTGNIGGLKYTGRLEFLPLGEFTKGGDYSQADLVNEESPKLMMGVVYDFNDDAVKTRSSQGSYMILDDGSFYQTDITTFFADAVFKYKGLSIMTEYANRTAKDPVAMQTGESDPAGFVVLEGNAFNFQAGYMLGNNYEIAARYTTNDYEEISSRPDAEVYTLGASKYVVGHKLKIQADLNYAKENNLNDEIVFRFGFDFHF; encoded by the coding sequence ATGAAAAATGCTATTTACGCATTTATCGCGTGCCTGCTTTTTACTCTTAATTTACACTCTCAGGAGATAAGCGATACCAAATTTGGTAAAGGCCTTATCAATTTTACTGCAAAAGATAGTTCTTTCAGCGTAAAATTCGCTCCTAGAATTCAATTTAGGTCTTACACCTCCTGGAATTATGACGGTGAAAGTTATGAGAGTCCGGAACAGTCCTTTCTAATTAGAAGAGCAAGGTTAAAATTTGATGGATGGGCACTTACTCCAAAACTTGAATATAAAATTGAACTTGGGCTTTCTAATAATGATATTGGAGGAGCCAATGTATTTACCAATAATGCGCCTCGCTATATTCTGGATGCTGTATTAAAATGGAATTTTCATGAGAATTTTGAACTTTGGGCAGGTCAGACAAAATTACCCGGAAATGTGGAACGAGTTATTTCTTCTGGTAACCTTCAGCTTATAGATCGTTCTATTTTAAACAGCCGTTTCAATCTTGATCGTGATATAGGACTACAACTTCATCATAAAATCAATTTAGGAGAGAATTTTGTGATCAAGGAGAAATTCGCTTTATCTCAAGGTGAGGGAAGAAATATTAGCACGGGAAATATTGGCGGATTAAAATATACCGGAAGACTTGAGTTTTTACCTCTGGGGGAGTTTACTAAAGGAGGAGATTATTCTCAGGCAGATCTTGTAAATGAGGAATCACCAAAATTAATGATGGGTGTCGTTTACGATTTTAATGACGATGCGGTAAAAACAAGGAGTAGTCAGGGCTCTTATATGATACTTGATGATGGTAGTTTTTACCAAACAGATATTACTACTTTTTTCGCAGATGCTGTATTTAAGTATAAGGGGCTCTCCATAATGACAGAGTATGCCAATAGAACGGCAAAAGATCCTGTAGCTATGCAGACGGGTGAATCAGATCCGGCTGGCTTTGTAGTATTAGAGGGAAATGCCTTTAATTTTCAGGCGGGTTATATGTTGGGGAATAACTATGAGATTGCCGCAAGGTACACTACAAATGATTATGAAGAGATTAGTAGCAGGCCGGATGCAGAAGTATATACCCTTGGAGCCTCAAAATATGTAGTAGGACATAAGCTTAAAATTCAGGCTGATCTTAATTATGCAAAAGAGAACAACCTTAATGATGAAATTGTCTTTAGATTTGGTTTCGATTTTCATTTCTAA
- a CDS encoding inorganic phosphate transporter — MENIYLLMLVALVVLAIADLVVGVSNDAVNFLNSAIGSKAISFKTIMIVASLGIFIGAVFSSGMMEVARKGIFMPGQFYFDEIMYIFMAVMITDILLLDFFNTLGMPTSTTVSIVFELLGAAVVMALIKISASDTETLANLAGYINTDKATEIISGIFLSVIIAFTIGALVQWLSRMVFSFEYEKKIKNFGALFGGFCLTAIGYFIFFKGLKGTPYYDNFKDVLASQWMLVVGVSFVFWTLFSWLFMKIFKRSILIIVIAIGTFGLALAFSGNDLVNFIGVPMAAYHSYEAWAASGQAASTFSMEVLREKVPAEPILLFISGGIMVLTLWFSKKARSVADTEIGLSRQGHGTEKFDPNMLSRAVVAGSTKLAEGLRHILPAGTKRRISKSFEKPDDILIGDKAEEQPAFDMIRAAINLTVAGVLISIATSYKLPLSTTYVTFMVAMGTSLADKAWGRESAVYRVAGVLNVIGGWFFTAFSAFSAAGILTYIIFLGKGPAIAILLLVAIGLLVRNYISHKNKAIEKADKSGLKKSESNTVQGIISESADNISNVVSRSNKIFSDVFTGLSKQDKKKLKKSKKGVAKLEGEIEELRDHIFFFIKSLDETSVRGSSFYITILGYLTDIAQSLEYISKKSYKHVNNNHKPLRYNQITDLKEIDDTLSDLLSKIDRIFTEKKFEEISAIVASKDEILNNISEKIEKQVGRTRTEESSPKNTTLYFNLLLETKDLMNAIMNLMEEYNSSYKKV, encoded by the coding sequence ATGGAAAATATTTATTTGTTGATGTTAGTGGCCTTAGTGGTTCTTGCCATCGCCGATTTGGTGGTTGGAGTTAGTAATGATGCTGTTAACTTTTTAAACTCAGCCATTGGTTCTAAAGCGATCTCTTTTAAAACCATAATGATCGTTGCCAGTCTGGGTATCTTTATTGGAGCAGTTTTCTCCAGTGGAATGATGGAGGTTGCCCGAAAAGGGATTTTTATGCCGGGGCAATTCTATTTTGATGAGATCATGTACATTTTTATGGCCGTCATGATCACTGATATTCTTCTCCTGGACTTTTTTAATACACTAGGGATGCCTACTTCTACAACGGTATCTATCGTATTCGAACTATTAGGTGCTGCTGTGGTGATGGCTTTAATAAAAATAAGCGCTTCAGATACAGAAACTCTGGCAAATCTTGCGGGATATATAAATACCGATAAAGCAACCGAAATTATTTCGGGTATATTTCTATCGGTAATCATTGCATTTACAATAGGAGCTCTGGTACAGTGGCTTTCCAGAATGGTATTTTCATTTGAATATGAAAAGAAGATCAAGAATTTTGGAGCATTGTTTGGAGGATTTTGTCTTACCGCCATTGGTTACTTTATCTTCTTTAAAGGTTTAAAAGGAACACCTTATTACGATAATTTTAAAGACGTACTTGCCAGCCAGTGGATGCTTGTTGTTGGAGTGAGTTTTGTATTCTGGACCTTGTTTTCATGGTTGTTCATGAAAATATTTAAAAGAAGTATTCTTATAATCGTTATTGCCATAGGAACCTTTGGTTTGGCACTGGCATTCTCAGGAAATGACCTGGTAAACTTCATTGGGGTGCCAATGGCGGCATATCACTCATATGAGGCATGGGCAGCTTCAGGGCAGGCAGCTTCAACTTTCTCTATGGAAGTTCTTCGGGAAAAAGTACCGGCAGAGCCAATACTCTTGTTTATTTCAGGAGGGATCATGGTACTCACATTATGGTTCTCTAAGAAAGCAAGAAGTGTTGCTGATACTGAAATAGGACTTTCCAGACAGGGGCATGGAACCGAAAAGTTTGATCCTAACATGTTATCCAGAGCAGTAGTTGCCGGAAGTACCAAATTGGCTGAAGGACTAAGACATATTCTTCCAGCGGGAACCAAAAGAAGGATAAGCAAAAGTTTTGAAAAGCCAGATGACATTCTCATTGGTGATAAGGCAGAAGAGCAGCCAGCTTTTGATATGATTAGAGCGGCGATCAACCTTACTGTGGCTGGTGTTCTTATTTCTATTGCAACCTCTTACAAATTACCTTTATCTACAACCTATGTGACTTTTATGGTTGCTATGGGTACTTCTCTTGCCGATAAAGCATGGGGAAGAGAAAGTGCAGTTTACAGGGTAGCCGGGGTGTTGAACGTTATTGGTGGATGGTTTTTTACAGCCTTTAGTGCATTTAGTGCCGCAGGGATCTTAACCTATATCATTTTCCTTGGTAAAGGACCGGCTATTGCGATCTTACTGCTTGTTGCGATTGGCCTTCTTGTGAGAAACTATATTTCTCATAAAAATAAAGCTATTGAAAAGGCTGATAAATCTGGACTCAAAAAATCTGAAAGTAATACCGTTCAGGGAATTATTTCTGAAAGTGCAGATAACATCTCAAATGTGGTTTCAAGATCAAATAAGATCTTCTCAGATGTTTTCACTGGTCTTTCCAAGCAGGATAAGAAAAAGCTGAAAAAGAGTAAAAAAGGAGTTGCAAAGCTGGAAGGAGAAATTGAAGAACTGAGAGATCATATTTTCTTCTTTATTAAAAGTCTTGATGAGACTAGTGTGAGGGGTAGTAGTTTTTATATTACTATTCTTGGATACCTAACAGATATTGCTCAATCTCTTGAATATATTTCAAAGAAGAGTTACAAGCATGTGAATAACAATCATAAGCCGTTAAGATATAATCAAATCACAGATCTAAAAGAAATAGATGATACGTTAAGTGACTTGCTAAGTAAAATAGACAGGATCTTTACAGAGAAGAAGTTTGAAGAGATCAGTGCTATTGTGGCTTCCAAAGATGAAATATTAAACAATATTTCTGAAAAAATAGAAAAACAGGTTGGAAGAACCAGAACAGAAGAATCAAGTCCAAAGAATACTACTTTGTATTTCAATTTGTTACTGGAAACAAAAGATTTGATGAATGCCATTATGAACCTGATGGAAGAATACAATTCTAGTTATAAGAAAGTATAA
- a CDS encoding macro domain-containing protein: MKLNLGSIEIEIAKGDIANQPELEAIVNAANAKLAPGGGVAGAIHAAAGPVLYKECRHLEPIKPGEAVLTSAYNLPNKFVIHCLGPVYGRDKPESELLANCYRNSIRIAEEAGITSIGFPGISTGIFGYPSNLAVEVAFNTVLAELPRIKNLKKIKFVVFNTEDLQLYHIKLKKISAG; encoded by the coding sequence GTGAAACTTAATTTAGGGAGTATTGAGATTGAAATAGCAAAAGGAGATATCGCGAATCAACCAGAATTAGAAGCTATTGTGAATGCCGCTAATGCCAAGCTCGCTCCCGGGGGAGGAGTTGCGGGAGCAATTCATGCAGCAGCCGGTCCAGTTCTATATAAAGAATGTAGACACCTGGAACCCATAAAACCGGGGGAGGCTGTTCTAACCAGTGCTTATAACTTACCAAATAAATTCGTGATTCATTGTTTAGGTCCTGTTTATGGCCGGGATAAACCCGAAAGTGAACTTCTGGCTAATTGTTACCGCAATAGTATTAGAATAGCGGAAGAAGCCGGAATCACCTCTATCGGTTTTCCGGGAATATCTACAGGAATATTTGGCTATCCTTCAAACTTAGCTGTAGAGGTGGCTTTTAATACAGTTTTAGCAGAATTGCCCCGAATCAAAAATCTCAAAAAGATTAAATTTGTGGTATTCAATACTGAAGATCTTCAGTTATATCATATTAAATTGAAGAAGATTAGTGCTGGCTAA
- a CDS encoding nicotinate phosphoribosyltransferase: protein MNNFSATYTDQYQLAMAQVYFKKGHKDHHAIFDYYFRKLPFEGGYAIFAGLEDLLKVISKLHFNDDDIKFLKSQGFEDDFLKYLKEFRFTGKIYAAREGDIVFPARPILQVEATIIEAQIIETILLNLLNFQTLVATKASRIRLVSGDARLLDFGLRRAQATGGYYATRAAMIGGFNGTSNVVAAKNFDIPVSGTMAHSFVQSYDDELEAFRDFAEGRPVDCVLLVDTYNTLKSGLPNAIQVANEMESRGEQLLAIRLDSGDLSYFAKESRKLLDDAGLNYVKIAASNQLDEYVIKSLLEQQAPIDIFGVGTNLVTGDPDGALDGVYKLASSNGKPRIKISESIFKVTLPHKKQVFRMKDDHGKCIGADAIGLYHENRIGEMFHPFEPYKSMNLEKYHQEAILHKVMENGEVVVDKRSLKEISEYSLTRLSEFPIEYKRFNNPHIYKIGMSELLREEREKLIKANKQKLK from the coding sequence ATGAATAATTTCTCTGCGACTTATACAGACCAGTATCAGTTGGCGATGGCTCAGGTATATTTCAAAAAAGGCCATAAAGATCACCATGCAATTTTTGATTATTACTTTAGGAAATTACCTTTTGAAGGCGGGTACGCCATATTTGCCGGTCTGGAAGATTTACTGAAGGTGATCTCAAAGCTTCATTTTAATGATGATGATATTAAATTTTTAAAATCTCAGGGATTTGAAGATGATTTCTTGAAATATCTAAAAGAATTTAGATTTACCGGAAAGATCTATGCGGCCCGTGAAGGAGATATTGTTTTTCCAGCCCGGCCAATTTTACAGGTTGAAGCAACCATTATCGAAGCCCAGATCATTGAAACCATTCTTCTAAACCTTCTTAATTTTCAGACCCTCGTAGCTACTAAAGCCAGCAGGATTAGATTGGTGTCGGGAGATGCAAGGCTATTGGATTTTGGTCTTCGTAGAGCCCAGGCAACAGGAGGTTATTACGCAACCCGTGCAGCAATGATTGGTGGTTTTAATGGAACCAGTAATGTAGTAGCGGCTAAGAATTTTGATATTCCCGTTTCCGGAACTATGGCTCACTCATTTGTGCAAAGTTATGATGACGAACTGGAGGCCTTTAGAGATTTTGCAGAGGGCAGACCGGTAGATTGTGTACTTTTAGTGGATACGTATAATACTCTAAAAAGCGGACTTCCAAATGCCATTCAAGTAGCAAACGAAATGGAATCTCGAGGAGAGCAGCTGCTGGCCATACGCCTGGATAGTGGCGACCTTTCTTATTTTGCAAAAGAAAGCCGGAAATTACTTGATGATGCTGGTCTAAACTATGTAAAGATCGCCGCTTCCAATCAACTCGATGAATACGTGATAAAAAGTTTGTTGGAACAACAGGCACCCATAGATATTTTTGGTGTGGGAACTAACCTGGTTACCGGTGATCCGGATGGTGCTTTAGATGGCGTTTATAAATTAGCCTCTTCCAATGGTAAACCGAGAATAAAGATTTCTGAAAGTATTTTCAAAGTAACGCTCCCGCATAAAAAGCAGGTTTTCAGGATGAAAGATGATCATGGAAAATGCATTGGGGCAGATGCAATTGGTCTCTATCATGAAAATAGGATAGGAGAAATGTTTCATCCTTTTGAGCCCTACAAATCTATGAATTTGGAAAAATATCATCAGGAGGCAATTCTTCATAAAGTAATGGAGAACGGGGAGGTGGTTGTTGATAAGAGAAGCCTGAAAGAAATTTCAGAATATAGTCTCACCCGACTTTCAGAATTTCCTATAGAATATAAACGTTTTAATAATCCGCATATCTATAAAATCGGGATGAGCGAGTTGCTGCGTGAAGAACGGGAGAAACTGATCAAAGCTAATAAGCAAAAATTAAAATGA
- the pncA gene encoding bifunctional nicotinamidase/pyrazinamidase gives MRTLVIIDVQNDFMPGGALAVPDGDKIVPVINELQEKFDLVIATQDWHPRKHASFASSHKGSREFEVIDLDGINQVLWPDHCVQNSNGASFHPKLNTSNIEAIFRKGTDIKIDSYSGFYDNAKQKSTGLAGYLREKGATKLYFVGLAAEYCVKFSILDAIDEGFDSILLEDVTRALSEDAFQKAKQDIRDKGGNMMSYKELNF, from the coding sequence ATGAGAACTCTTGTAATTATAGACGTACAGAATGATTTTATGCCGGGTGGAGCTTTAGCGGTTCCTGATGGAGATAAAATAGTGCCTGTTATAAATGAATTGCAGGAAAAGTTTGATCTGGTGATTGCAACTCAGGACTGGCACCCTAGAAAACATGCAAGTTTCGCCTCTTCACACAAGGGATCACGTGAATTTGAGGTTATAGATCTGGATGGTATTAATCAGGTTCTATGGCCAGATCATTGCGTTCAGAATTCTAATGGAGCCAGCTTTCATCCTAAGCTAAATACTTCAAATATCGAAGCGATTTTTAGAAAGGGAACCGATATTAAGATTGATAGTTACAGTGGCTTCTATGATAATGCGAAACAAAAATCCACGGGACTTGCGGGGTATTTGAGAGAAAAAGGAGCTACAAAGCTTTATTTTGTTGGTCTTGCTGCAGAATATTGCGTGAAATTTTCAATACTGGATGCTATCGATGAAGGTTTTGATTCAATTTTATTAGAAGATGTTACAAGGGCTTTAAGTGAAGATGCTTTTCAAAAAGCGAAGCAGGATATAAGAGATAAAGGAGGAAATATGATGTCTTATAAAGAATTAAATTTTTAG
- a CDS encoding glutamate dehydrogenase, whose translation MIYTRAIFILSLVLSLWSGKAFGQLSISNELGVITGPAGFFTDYGERYNLRNNIDNGGFGVGLVHYMNFAFKPECSCRPTKLWFTRHFRIRNEIDYLQSKLDHYGPVAQKNDEGGRQLRAMHGKTRLIEAGTALEYHFFGIKDARDFAVLFAPYISLGVHYVHFSPEAYSELGPLDSPKVLFRTFEDGLFLEEGSTFAILGSAGLRYRVGRYNDLQIEARATYYDTDKLEGLDVQGPQNKFNDFVLWFNIGYIYYLDF comes from the coding sequence ATGATTTACACCAGGGCAATCTTTATATTAAGTTTGGTTCTCTCGCTTTGGTCGGGGAAGGCCTTTGGTCAATTAAGTATCTCAAACGAATTAGGAGTTATTACCGGCCCGGCCGGTTTTTTTACCGACTATGGCGAACGTTACAACCTGCGAAACAACATAGATAATGGGGGCTTTGGAGTAGGACTAGTGCATTATATGAATTTTGCATTTAAACCCGAGTGTAGTTGCCGCCCCACTAAATTGTGGTTCACAAGACATTTTAGAATTCGAAATGAGATAGATTACTTACAATCAAAGCTCGATCATTACGGTCCTGTGGCACAGAAAAATGATGAAGGCGGACGCCAATTGCGGGCCATGCATGGTAAAACCCGGCTAATAGAAGCCGGAACCGCCCTGGAATACCACTTTTTTGGTATAAAAGATGCTCGTGATTTTGCTGTTTTATTCGCTCCCTATATTAGTCTTGGAGTTCATTACGTACACTTCTCTCCAGAGGCTTATTCTGAATTGGGACCTTTAGATAGTCCAAAAGTATTATTCAGGACTTTTGAAGATGGTCTGTTTCTGGAAGAAGGCAGTACTTTTGCTATTCTTGGTAGTGCGGGGCTACGTTACCGCGTTGGTAGATATAATGATTTACAAATAGAGGCAAGAGCAACCTATTATGACACCGATAAGCTGGAAGGTCTTGATGTTCAGGGACCTCAGAATAAATTTAATGATTTTGTATTGTGGTTTAACATTGGCTATATCTATTATCTGGATTTCTAA
- the gdhA gene encoding NADP-specific glutamate dehydrogenase — protein MEKNIKNFLEKVSTRNQNEPEFMQAVHEVAETVIPFIEKNKKYQNKMLLERMVEPERVVMFRVPWLDDNGDIQVNRGFRIQMNSAIGPYKGGLRFHPSVNLSILKFLAFEQVFKNSLTTLPMGGGKGGSDFDPKGKSDNEVMKFCQSFMTELQRHIGADCDVPAGDIGVGGREIGFLFGQYKRIQNEFTGILTGKGRSYGGSLIRPEATGYGNVYFAQNMLKTKGEKLVGKTIVISGAGNVAQYAAEKATQLGAKVVTMSDSGGFIYDKDGIDAEKLQFIMELKNEKRGRISEYVDEYSSAEYHEGKTPWGVKCDIALPCATQNELEGEDAKILVKNGCICVGEGANMPCTPEAIEVFHKEKILFSPGKASNAGGVATSGLEMSQNSMRYSWTSEEVDKKLHEIMNDIHEACVEYGTTEDGFIDYVKGANIAGFVKVADAMLAQGVV, from the coding sequence ATGGAAAAAAACATCAAAAATTTCCTGGAAAAGGTGTCAACCAGAAACCAGAATGAACCAGAGTTTATGCAAGCGGTTCATGAAGTGGCAGAAACGGTCATTCCTTTTATAGAAAAAAATAAAAAATACCAGAATAAAATGCTTCTTGAGCGAATGGTAGAGCCTGAGAGAGTGGTGATGTTTCGAGTGCCATGGTTAGATGATAATGGTGATATACAAGTGAATCGTGGTTTTCGTATTCAGATGAATTCAGCAATTGGACCTTATAAAGGTGGTTTGCGTTTTCACCCTTCTGTAAATCTTAGTATTCTTAAATTCCTCGCTTTCGAGCAGGTTTTCAAAAATAGCCTTACAACATTGCCAATGGGCGGTGGTAAAGGAGGTTCAGACTTTGATCCTAAAGGAAAATCAGATAATGAGGTAATGAAATTCTGCCAGAGTTTTATGACAGAGCTTCAAAGACATATTGGGGCAGATTGCGATGTGCCTGCAGGTGATATAGGTGTTGGTGGTCGTGAGATCGGGTTTTTATTTGGTCAGTATAAAAGGATCCAGAATGAGTTTACCGGTATTTTAACCGGAAAAGGTCGTTCTTACGGAGGTTCCTTGATTAGACCTGAAGCTACTGGTTACGGGAATGTTTATTTCGCCCAGAATATGCTAAAAACCAAAGGAGAAAAGCTGGTTGGTAAAACGATAGTGATCTCAGGAGCTGGTAACGTTGCTCAGTATGCTGCGGAAAAAGCTACTCAGTTAGGAGCGAAAGTAGTGACCATGTCAGATTCCGGAGGATTTATATATGATAAAGATGGAATTGATGCGGAAAAACTTCAGTTCATTATGGAGTTGAAGAACGAGAAAAGAGGAAGAATCAGCGAATATGTTGATGAATATTCTTCAGCTGAATATCACGAAGGTAAAACTCCGTGGGGTGTCAAATGTGATATAGCGCTTCCTTGTGCAACTCAAAATGAATTGGAAGGAGAAGATGCGAAAATATTGGTGAAGAATGGTTGTATATGTGTAGGTGAAGGAGCTAATATGCCGTGTACACCAGAAGCTATTGAGGTTTTCCATAAAGAGAAAATTCTTTTCTCTCCAGGAAAAGCTTCTAATGCGGGAGGTGTTGCTACATCTGGATTGGAAATGTCTCAAAATTCCATGAGATATAGCTGGACTTCAGAAGAAGTTGATAAAAAATTGCATGAGATCATGAATGATATTCATGAGGCTTGTGTAGAATATGGAACAACAGAAGATGGTTTTATAGATTACGTTAAAGGTGCAAATATTGCTGGTTTCGTAAAAGTGGCCGATGCTATGCTTGCGCAAGGCGTGGTTTAA
- the recO gene encoding DNA repair protein RecO, whose protein sequence is MLVHTKAIVISALKYGEADLIVKAYTLSNGLCTYMLKGVLKSKKGKFKASMFQSLTQLDIISNHRGGGKMEYLKEAKVIGNYQSLHTHPVKLAMVMFLAEMLRNAIREEESNKPLFHYLEYSFQVLDSSEKFANFHLLFLLNLTRYLGFQPDMGIQDLPVFNMLDGIFQDFSSNDYCIEGKNVDLLKSLLGTDFDALQYIKMNQTSRNDFSNMLLLYYELHIEGFRKPKSLSVLNEIFG, encoded by the coding sequence ATGCTCGTTCATACAAAAGCCATAGTGATTAGTGCTCTTAAATACGGGGAAGCCGATCTTATTGTCAAAGCTTATACACTATCTAATGGCCTTTGCACCTATATGTTAAAGGGTGTTTTAAAATCTAAGAAAGGAAAGTTTAAAGCTTCTATGTTTCAAAGCTTAACCCAGCTTGATATTATATCTAACCACCGCGGGGGAGGTAAAATGGAATACTTAAAAGAAGCTAAGGTAATTGGCAATTATCAAAGTTTGCACACTCATCCGGTCAAACTAGCCATGGTAATGTTTCTGGCAGAAATGCTTCGTAATGCTATTCGGGAAGAAGAGAGTAATAAACCATTGTTTCATTATCTGGAATATAGTTTTCAGGTGCTTGACTCTTCAGAGAAATTTGCCAATTTTCACTTGCTATTCCTTTTGAATCTAACAAGATATTTAGGCTTTCAACCAGATATGGGAATTCAGGATTTACCAGTCTTTAATATGCTGGATGGTATTTTTCAGGATTTTTCTTCAAACGATTACTGTATAGAAGGTAAAAATGTAGATTTGCTGAAAAGCCTTTTAGGTACTGATTTTGATGCTTTACAATACATAAAGATGAATCAAACCTCCAGGAATGATTTTTCAAATATGCTTTTGCTGTATTATGAGCTGCATATTGAAGGCTTTCGTAAGCCAAAATCACTTAGTGTATTAAATGAAATTTTCGGTTAA